Genomic window (Dyadobacter fanqingshengii):
TGTTGTTTTTAAAATTATTTTCGTTTGTAACAACACCTTCGATCTGCCCGCATAGAGCACCATATAATAAGCCCTTTTACCTGAAAGGTCAGATTTATTTATAAAACGCTTTGTCCCAACAGTAAAAATATCAGGAAAAATTGCCAATTCACTTGAATCATTTTCTAAGCGACAGAATACCTGATTTGTTGCAAGATTGAATGCTATTTTGCAAGGAACTTTCTGATTGTTACTTTGATATTCCAGTAAGCCATCCTCATAGATAGGATAGGATAAGTAGGGACTTCCTGTATAAACAACAGTTGTTTGACTCTGGCTTTTATCAGGTCTGTTTATCAACAGGCCATTGCTGGGAAGATACCACTTGCATATTGTGATTACGGAACCTGATCGGTCTTTCGAAACCAAACACTGGCTGTAACTGTAATGCGTTAAGTTCAGTAGAAGCAATGCTGTTGCCAGTATGCTTCTACTGAACGGTCTATCATTTTCAATCATATAACGTTGAGTAAATTATTTTGATTTGGAAATCTTTAATTTCGAGAAGCTCTGGTCTTATGTGTTATAATTTTTCAAAATTTCAACATAATGCTTGTTGTACATTATACCTAAGATATTGCCGAAAGGATCAATTACAGAAGCCGTAACAAATCCTACCCCATATTCGGTTATAGGACCGTATGCCGTCGCACCATGAGCAATAAGGCTTTTTAAAGTTTCTTCAATGTTATCAACATGCCAATAGGCAATTTCGCCCCCGGGCTGCGCAGGCATAGGCGGTGCAAATTTTCGGTCAATAATGCCCAGTTCGTGCTGATAATCCCCAATACGGAACTCAATATACGCTGGGTTTTCAGGATCTGGTCTTTCAAAATAAGGTTCAACCCCCAATATTTTGGTGTACCATTTCTTTGCAGCTTTCAAATCATCTGCCCAATAGCTAATTGTCGCTAGTCCTCTTAAGTTAATTGCCTTCTCCATGTTTTTCTTTTTTTTAACAAAATTATGTGAGTGGTACTCCAAAAAATAGTAGAATTGCGACATACAAAGAGATTCTGCAACTTTATGAAAATTGAATTTGTAGTACATTACCAATGTCATCGATTCACGTTTTCTAGATCGCAATCTGATATCATATCAATTTGACTAAAAATATATGGATTATAGGGTATTTACACCGCATAAATTATTAGCACCCTATGTGCGGTATTTCAGCGCATTGAATTTTAATAAGCTTAGTGGTTTATCACAGATCAAGGTCTTTGCCGACCGTTATCCGCATTTGGTATTTCAGCACAACAATGGACGATCAGCATTTTTCAGGGATACGGACGCATTACCCCCGGCATTTATTAGTGGGGTTAAAATCTCGCCATATATACTTGATCTCGATAATCATGAAGTTGTAACTGTCACTTTTTATCCACAAGCCATTAAGCAACTTTTCGGGATCAATGTCAATGAGCTAAACGACCAGATAGTTGACCTGATCAATTTTGCCCCAGCTGATTTACTAGAACGTTTGTATTATTCTAAATGTTTAGCTGAACGCATAGATCTATTAACTGAATTTTTATTAAAAAAAATAAATGATGCCGCACCGCCGGACCATCTAATTAGTGAAAGTATCCGCTTGATCAATGATATAGATATCGAAACATCTTTAAATAGTTTATCTAAATATTTCAAAATCTCCACCCGCCAGTTTGAAAGGCGTTTCAAATCTTCAACGGGCTTGTCTCCGAAACTGTTCATTCGTGCGGCAAGATTTGAATCAGCACTCCAGGCAATTAGGGATAACCAGTTTGAAAACCTTTCCGGTTTAGCACATTACCTCAATTTTGCTGATCAATCTCACTTTATAAAAGAGTTTAAAACATTTTCCGGCCTTACGCCCAAGACATTTCTTTTCAACAATCAAAAAACACAAAGCGTCATTCCTGATAATGGTGTTGTAACGATAAACCATCTGGTTACCGAATGCTAAATTGTCGCTTGATTTTTGATGACTGATTAAATCATTCAAAATAAATTGAGCTCAAACTCGCAATAGGATTCGCATTCATTTATCTAATGACCCATAACCCATTGGTTCACGCTTTCCCAGAAAGCGGTCGGCTCGTTAAACATCGGACTGTGACCACTGTGACTAAAAATTGTTGTCATCACATCCGTGCTCCCTATGCGCGCCTTAATGTCGTCTGCCAGCTGGGGAGGACACACAAAATCGTATTTTCCCCATAGCAAAAGAGTTGGTACTTTAATTTTGTACAGGTTATCAGTGGCTTTTTGAGCATATGCCTGCTTGTCAATTTCTTTAATAAAATTGTTGTAAACCCCATTACTGAGGTAGGTGGTCACCGGATAGTTATATTCCCGTATAAAAAACTTGATCAGTTCTTTGGTCGTCTTACCGGTCGTAATGTCGCTGATCAGGTCCTCGGCGTCGTGCGCGTGTCCATTGATTTTCCTGGTAACTGAATAATTGTTTTTGGGATCGTGGTCGCGGCAATAATCCGTGATCTTCTGCCAATCTCCGGCATTCCGTCCCGCCAGTATTTCCTGCTCCCCAAACTTGATGAGGTTGTTGCGCGAAAGCGAATCGCTCATAGCGTAATTATGCTCGCCGTCCACCTGTATCCACCCGCTCACCAATGATTGATTATCAGCCTGCTGCAAAAATAAAGGTACCAATAACCCTCCCCAGCTATGACCGAGCAGGTATATTTTCTTTGATTGACCATAACGATGACGTAGCAATATGATCAGCTTTTTCAGGTCGTCGAGGTAATTGGCAATGTTGGCCTTGCTGATATTACCCTGCGTGGTACCGGCAAGGCGCTGGTCCCAGTAGGCTACCGCAAAATTCTTTTCAGCAATATTGGTGGCTTCGTCAATATTATAGTACAATGATCCGTCGCCGGGACCTCCATGCACCATGACGAGAATTTTGTCGCTGCTGATGTTCCCTTCAAGGTATACGTGCATTTTAGCGTCGTCATTTTCGAGGTAAAACTGATCTCTCACAAGGCCGCTTTTTCCTATTTCTTCTTTCTGACATCCCGCCAATAGCAAAACCACTGCCAGGGATATAATGAAATTCATTTTCATAACTGATTTATTAATTATTTGAAACGTTGCTTGATTTTAACTTTATGGGTCATCAGATTGCTGAACTTGTACCCGGCACCAACCTCTACCATGACCCGGCCTACGACGAAGTTGTTATAAGGCAGGTTGGTGAATAATGTTGCTTTTGTAAATAGTGAGAGCGGATTATCAGGATTTTTGATCGAGAAATCTTTTCCAAAACTGACGGTTAAGGAGGGAGCGAAATAGAAGTCACCGGCTAATTTGCGTTTAGAAACAGCGCCGTCATCTCCGACGCGATAAACTGTACCGTCAATAATCGTTCGGCTGATTCCGATCTGTGGTTCGAAGCCGGAAAACCAGCCGTTTTGATTGATACGCTGCCACTGGTAACCCGTTTGGAGAAATAGGTTGGCATTGTAATCTTCGTGATGATAAAATCCCAGATTGGTAGTGATGGAGCGATTGCGATATATGGTTTTTTGTTCGCCATTCCGCTTGGCTTTCACAACCATCTTGCTAACCAAAAGATAGTCCGCTCCGATTTTGAGGCCAGGGTATTTTAGTGCGCCGAGTACCGAGGCATGTACATTCAGACCGCTTTCTTTGCCGGGATATGCAGACTGGGCGTAACTGTTAAGGGTGGCCAGAAGTAAAAACCAGACCAGGTTCCAATATTTCATTTTTCAGGCTATTATTTGAGTTGAACATTATCTGGCTGACCGACAACCAAAGAAAGGCTCACCCTAAACTGATACCTGATTATTTTTACAATGCATCTAAAAACAGCTTCCTTAGCGCTTTACCTTCATTCTGCCGTGGTTGCGGAAATTGAGAAATTTCCTTCCAAAAAGCAGGCGTATATTCCCTCCGCATGCAGACCTACTACTATTTGAGAGTCGCTAAATTTTAATAACTTCAAACGCGCAAGTGTAGTAAGTAAAGAATCATTGTTCCAACTGTTTCTTCCAATTCGTTGTCTTAATCAAATAAAAACTGACCTATGAAAAAACTTCCATTTCTCGCTGTTTTGATTCTTATAACCAATCTTTCAGCCAACGCCCAGCAGTTTAAGAAGTTTGGCGCGGGAGTTTACGGGGGTTCCCAACTGTTTGGTAAAATGTATTCCAATGATGACCTTTCCAAAATATCTGGCTTCACCGCAGGGGTGGATCTGCGATACTCGTTTTCAAAGCAGCCAGAAGGATTTTCGCTGCATTTTCAACCAGGATTCAATACATTCAGGCAGATAACAGAGAGTGGCGACAATTCACAAGTTGAAATGGAAACCATTTGGAAATGGAGGGCATTCCACTTGCCCGTATTGCTGCGATATACTTTTTCGTCCGGTAAGGTGAGGCCTTTTGCGGAGATAGGTCCCATGCTTCGCTTCCGCCAAGCACTTAAAGTCAACACGTCTAATAATATCTGCGGAATTGCTGGATGTTATTTTCAGGAAACAAATTCAGATTTGCATCCGCTTACAACCAAAGATGCAATCGGTCTCACGGCCGGCGCAGGCGTTGAAGTGGATCTTTGGAAAGTGACCATTCCAGTTTCAATAAGGATTCAGGAGGGCTTTGGAACCTTTGAAACAAATGTGACTTTCTACGAATCGGCAGGGTATCAAAACTTAAAAACCAGAGTAATACAGGTAACTGCTGGGATAAACTTTTAATCACATGTGTGAAGTTGTAATGCTAGAGTGTGACTTAGTTTCTGGCACTTCTTCGAATTTCATTCGTAGTCAGGATATACGCTGTGAACAGGACAAGTGGGATTATAGTCAGTAAGAGAGCAATGCCCCAGTTGAACCAACTCCAAATGGATGGTTGCTACCTACATTTTCTAAGTGTACGCTATTCGCTCCTTAAAGACTTCACAGGGTTCATTAAGGCAGTCTTAATGCTTTGGAAACTTACAGTTACCAGCGCAACGATAACCGTTGCCAAAAGTGCTGACAAGAAAATGAGGGGACTAATCGATACCTTATACTCAAAATTTTTCAACCAGCCATTCATTGCCCACCAAGCAACAGGTGCAGCGAGGACAAATGCAATGCCAATCAGTTGAATGAATTCCCAACTAAAAAGCCACAAAATGCTGCCGACACTAGCACCCAGCACCTTACGAACGCCAACTTCTTTCGTCCGCTGAGCCACCATGAATAAGACAAGCCCATATAAGCCCATGCAACCGATGAGCAAGGCAATCCCTGTGAAAAAGTTGATGAGCTTTCCCATGGTTTGCTCTTGCTGGTAGAATTCCTGAATCTGTTCATCTACAAATGCTGATTCAAAAAAGCTGTCCGTATACACCTGATTGTATGCCTTCTCTAGTTCAGTCAGCACACGGCTGTAGTTGGCAGAACGGAGCTGAATATTAGCTGAGTAAAACCCGGTAGCCAACGTCGTTAGAAATAGCGGATTAATGCGCTGTTTCAGATCTGATTGGTTGTAATCTTTTAAAACACCTACAATTTCCATAGGTGCAAAGCCGCTCTTATGCAAGATTTTACCTACTATGTCCGTTGGTCGGGTGAATCCCAGTCGCTGCATGAATGTCTCGTTAATGAGTGCCTCACGAGCTGTGTCCGAAGGTTGGAGATTGCGCCCGGCTATTAATTTTAAACCATATATTCCGACATAGTCGGCATCAATCCAGGCTTGTTGTGGTGTGTAGGGCTCTTCATCAGGTCGGCTATCAAAGCGCACTTTTGTTTGGCTTCTCCAACCCGACTGAGGAGGCCCGCCCATCGAGTAGCTAAGCTGGCTCACCTCAGGTATGGCTGTGACCAGATTACGGAATGCACGCATTTTGATGAGATCCTGCGCCGGAAGGTTTGGCAGACGCACAGTCAGAATAGCGTCTTTTCGAAAGCCTAAGTCTTTGGTCTGAACATATCTGAGCTGATTGCCCACGACTATCAACCCTATAATAAGCATTTGTGAAATTGCAAACTGCGCCACCACCAGCCCGCGTCTGAGGGAGAAACCGCCCGCCTGCTGCGTGGTGAGCCGTCCGGCAAGCGCTAAAACCGGTCGGAAACCAGCCACGACCAACGCCGGGTATAAACCTGCTAGCAAAATAACCACGATAACAAGTATCGCCAACCATCCTAATACCGACGTTGAAAAGTAGAATGTAAATCTGAAAGGTCCATTCAGGAATGCATTTGCCAAGGTCTGCCCATACTGAAATATCCCTATTGCCAGTGTCAGGGCAGCAAGGACAATGAGCATTGTTTCGCCCATAAATTGCCAGAACAGCTGTGTTTTCGTGCTGCCTAGCACCTTTCGGACACCCACTTCGCGGGCACGGTTGAGCGCCTGTGCCGTAGCCAGGTTAACAAAATTGATACTGGCGGTCCCAATAAGCAATATGGCAATCAGCATTAAAGACATTAACAATCCCT
Coding sequences:
- a CDS encoding VOC family protein; amino-acid sequence: MEKAINLRGLATISYWADDLKAAKKWYTKILGVEPYFERPDPENPAYIEFRIGDYQHELGIIDRKFAPPMPAQPGGEIAYWHVDNIEETLKSLIAHGATAYGPITEYGVGFVTASVIDPFGNILGIMYNKHYVEILKNYNT
- a CDS encoding helix-turn-helix domain-containing protein; the protein is MDYRVFTPHKLLAPYVRYFSALNFNKLSGLSQIKVFADRYPHLVFQHNNGRSAFFRDTDALPPAFISGVKISPYILDLDNHEVVTVTFYPQAIKQLFGINVNELNDQIVDLINFAPADLLERLYYSKCLAERIDLLTEFLLKKINDAAPPDHLISESIRLINDIDIETSLNSLSKYFKISTRQFERRFKSSTGLSPKLFIRAARFESALQAIRDNQFENLSGLAHYLNFADQSHFIKEFKTFSGLTPKTFLFNNQKTQSVIPDNGVVTINHLVTEC
- a CDS encoding alpha/beta fold hydrolase, whose protein sequence is MNFIISLAVVLLLAGCQKEEIGKSGLVRDQFYLENDDAKMHVYLEGNISSDKILVMVHGGPGDGSLYYNIDEATNIAEKNFAVAYWDQRLAGTTQGNISKANIANYLDDLKKLIILLRHRYGQSKKIYLLGHSWGGLLVPLFLQQADNQSLVSGWIQVDGEHNYAMSDSLSRNNLIKFGEQEILAGRNAGDWQKITDYCRDHDPKNNYSVTRKINGHAHDAEDLISDITTGKTTKELIKFFIREYNYPVTTYLSNGVYNNFIKEIDKQAYAQKATDNLYKIKVPTLLLWGKYDFVCPPQLADDIKARIGSTDVMTTIFSHSGHSPMFNEPTAFWESVNQWVMGH
- a CDS encoding outer membrane beta-barrel protein, coding for MKKLPFLAVLILITNLSANAQQFKKFGAGVYGGSQLFGKMYSNDDLSKISGFTAGVDLRYSFSKQPEGFSLHFQPGFNTFRQITESGDNSQVEMETIWKWRAFHLPVLLRYTFSSGKVRPFAEIGPMLRFRQALKVNTSNNICGIAGCYFQETNSDLHPLTTKDAIGLTAGAGVEVDLWKVTIPVSIRIQEGFGTFETNVTFYESAGYQNLKTRVIQVTAGINF
- a CDS encoding ABC transporter permease, coding for MVLNYIKIAWRNLHKNRAYAVINITGLALGIGCALLIFALVRYHYQTDRHHRNYDRIYQFTSRFTSPTNEFNIQGIPYPFGQAVRNDYPGIEHISMLEEWYSPLVAIPVANQADKKIKDKNHNGAFVEPSYFSIFDYTWLSGGPDALREPGTVVMSAEMARKCFGTTTNVIGRTVQLDARIPARVVGVFADYKDNTDLAYSIIAAWGSVKEQLGSRPEDQPFDNTNGSTHCYALFNDKFTAADWDRGLPSFVKKYNPTKLKETSYPAIPFSTMHLSAEYGGVSKGLLMSLMLIAILLIGTASINFVNLATAQALNRAREVGVRKVLGSTKTQLFWQFMGETMLIVLAALTLAIGIFQYGQTLANAFLNGPFRFTFYFSTSVLGWLAILVIVVILLAGLYPALVVAGFRPVLALAGRLTTQQAGGFSLRRGLVVAQFAISQMLIIGLIVVGNQLRYVQTKDLGFRKDAILTVRLPNLPAQDLIKMRAFRNLVTAIPEVSQLSYSMGGPPQSGWRSQTKVRFDSRPDEEPYTPQQAWIDADYVGIYGLKLIAGRNLQPSDTAREALINETFMQRLGFTRPTDIVGKILHKSGFAPMEIVGVLKDYNQSDLKQRINPLFLTTLATGFYSANIQLRSANYSRVLTELEKAYNQVYTDSFFESAFVDEQIQEFYQQEQTMGKLINFFTGIALLIGCMGLYGLVLFMVAQRTKEVGVRKVLGASVGSILWLFSWEFIQLIGIAFVLAAPVAWWAMNGWLKNFEYKVSISPLIFLSALLATVIVALVTVSFQSIKTALMNPVKSLRSE